Proteins co-encoded in one Cytophaga hutchinsonii ATCC 33406 genomic window:
- a CDS encoding DMT family transporter, translating to MNRIARAHIFLSILTIISGFNYTIAKIAMPVPIQPSSIIWIRMCCTTIFFFFFILLAKRSFFIAAEDRLRLFLCAIFGITINQIFFFEGLSRTMPINTSLIMAGIPITVFILSAIFLKEKMNWMNTLGLTLSAAGAALLLLDSKGKLNGLFIGDLFILINAISYGIFLILARQLMQKYDSVTVIFWIFLIGACLTFPYSYANYTHTDWAHLPVLVWLAVGFIVVFATIVNYYIGVDVLKDVSPAVSSMYVYIQPIFTTAIAMYFGSDKMDAQKLFYALAILLGVYLVSKSTGKKTLVDDKKGPA from the coding sequence ATGAACAGAATCGCGCGTGCCCATATTTTTTTATCTATACTCACCATCATTTCCGGATTTAATTATACTATTGCCAAAATAGCAATGCCTGTTCCCATTCAACCATCTTCCATCATCTGGATCCGCATGTGTTGTACAACCATTTTCTTTTTCTTCTTCATCCTGCTTGCCAAACGTTCCTTCTTTATTGCTGCGGAAGATCGGTTACGGCTTTTTTTATGTGCCATCTTTGGTATTACTATCAACCAGATCTTCTTTTTTGAAGGTTTAAGCAGAACCATGCCCATCAATACATCGCTGATCATGGCGGGTATCCCCATAACGGTCTTTATTCTTTCCGCCATCTTTTTAAAAGAAAAAATGAACTGGATGAATACACTAGGCTTAACACTTAGTGCAGCGGGTGCAGCGCTGCTTTTGCTTGATTCCAAAGGAAAACTCAATGGTTTATTCATCGGAGATCTGTTTATTCTGATCAATGCCATTTCGTATGGCATCTTTCTGATCCTGGCACGCCAGCTGATGCAGAAATACGATTCGGTTACGGTCATCTTCTGGATCTTTCTGATTGGCGCGTGCCTTACATTCCCGTACAGCTATGCGAATTACACGCATACCGACTGGGCGCACCTGCCTGTATTGGTATGGCTGGCAGTAGGATTTATTGTAGTATTTGCAACCATTGTAAATTACTACATCGGTGTTGATGTACTGAAAGATGTAAGTCCGGCGGTATCCAGCATGTATGTATACATACAGCCGATCTTTACAACAGCGATTGCAATGTACTTTGGCTCGGATAAAATGGATGCACAAAAGTTATTTTATGCGCTGGCCATTTTACTGGGTGTATACCTGGTAAGTAAAAGCACCGGAAAAAAAACGTTGGTGGATGATAAAAAAGGACCTGCCTGA
- a CDS encoding replication-associated recombination protein A — protein sequence MQLIPLAERMRPVLLQDVYGQQHLIGEGMVFRRFVEEGKIPSMILWGPPGVGKTTLAQLLAKTVGLPFYTLSAISSGVKEVREVIANAQTDGKAVLFIDEIHRFSKSQQDALLGAVEKGTIQLIGATTENPSFEVIPALLSRCQVYVLQPLSEEELVELMRSALKKDAYLKTRSVEIKEHDSLLRLSGGDARKLLNLLELVIDASGKDPIVITDAYVQKIAQKKVASYDKNGEMHYDIISAFIKSVRGSDPNAAVYWLARMIEGGEDVEFIARRLLILASEDVGNANPTALVMATTAFDAVRFIGWPESRIILSQVTTYLASSPKSNASYMAINEAQQLVRSHGDLPVPIHLRNAPTKLMKDLDYGKEYKYAHSYEANFVEQEYMPDKLAGKKIFDPGNNAREQELRTFLQKRWKEKYKY from the coding sequence ATGCAATTGATTCCGTTAGCAGAACGTATGCGCCCTGTTTTATTGCAGGATGTATACGGACAACAACATTTGATAGGTGAGGGTATGGTATTCCGCCGGTTTGTGGAAGAAGGCAAAATACCATCCATGATTTTATGGGGACCTCCCGGTGTTGGCAAAACAACACTGGCGCAATTGCTGGCAAAAACAGTTGGTTTGCCTTTCTATACATTATCAGCAATCAGTTCCGGTGTAAAGGAAGTACGGGAAGTTATTGCGAACGCACAGACAGACGGCAAGGCTGTACTGTTCATTGATGAAATTCATCGGTTCAGCAAATCACAGCAGGATGCCTTGCTGGGTGCTGTTGAAAAAGGGACGATTCAATTGATTGGTGCTACAACCGAGAACCCTTCTTTTGAAGTGATTCCCGCATTGCTGTCGCGCTGCCAGGTATATGTGCTGCAGCCCCTCAGCGAAGAAGAACTTGTGGAGCTGATGCGCAGTGCGTTGAAAAAAGATGCGTACCTGAAAACACGTTCCGTTGAAATAAAAGAGCATGATTCTCTATTGCGCCTTTCCGGCGGTGATGCCCGCAAGCTGTTGAATTTGCTGGAGCTGGTGATTGATGCATCTGGTAAAGATCCGATCGTGATCACCGATGCCTATGTGCAGAAGATCGCGCAGAAAAAAGTTGCGTCGTACGATAAGAACGGAGAGATGCATTACGACATTATTTCCGCATTCATCAAATCCGTTCGCGGCAGTGATCCCAATGCTGCTGTATACTGGCTTGCACGTATGATTGAAGGTGGCGAGGATGTTGAATTTATTGCACGCCGTTTGCTTATTCTGGCATCAGAAGATGTAGGCAATGCAAACCCTACAGCACTGGTGATGGCTACTACAGCATTTGATGCTGTCCGTTTTATCGGCTGGCCGGAATCAAGGATCATTCTTTCACAGGTTACAACGTATCTGGCTTCTTCACCAAAAAGCAATGCATCATACATGGCCATCAATGAGGCACAGCAGCTGGTCCGCTCGCATGGCGACCTTCCGGTGCCGATCCATTTGCGCAATGCACCAACAAAACTGATGAAAGATCTGGATTACGGGAAGGAATATAAATATGCACATTCCTACGAAGCGAATTTTGTAGAACAGGAATATATGCCGGATAAACTGGCCGGGAAAAAAATATTCGATCCGGGGAATAATGCACGTGAACAGGAGCTGCGCACGTTTCTGCAGAAGCGCTGGAAAGAGAAGTATAAGTATTAG